AAGGAGAAAGATAGGCCACTTGAAGCTTATAGGAAAGAGCTTCATATGATTGAAAAGGGGGAAGAGGTAGAGGTGCCCTTTAAGATTTGAGGTGAGGAGTATGAGGTTCCTAGAGGAGTTTGGCACTCTTATGTTAATTTTGGGATTTGCCATAGCTATGGGATTTCTCATCATACTAGCTAGAATCCTTGCAACCTATACAAATTTTCTGATAACAATCATTGGTATATTCGCTTATGTGAGTATGCTGGGAATTATTTTGTGGATTTTGGATAAAAGATCAAGGATTTAGTAAGTTGTTATTTTTCTTTATTCGATTTTTAAGTATCCCATCTATAAACCATAGTCTTTTTAAATGCTTCAAAAGATTGGATTGCGATGAGAGTCTATTTAGAAACTTACGGTTGCACAAGGAATAAAGCAGATGCTGAAATGATAGAGGCTCTACTCCTTAGAGCAAATCATGAAATAGTTGATTTGGATAGTGCAGAGTATGCTATTGTAAACACATGTGCTGTTAAAGATCCAACGGAAAAGCACATGGTTAGAAGAATCAAAGAGCTTCTTGACAGTGGAAAGAAAGTTATAGTGACAGGGTGTTTACCTCACATTAACCTTGAGGCTATAGATGACAGGGTTTCTGGAATTCTTGGAGTTAAAAGTTTGGATAGAATTGTTGAAGCGATAGAGATTGCGGAAAGGGGAGGAAAGCTCGTTAGTGTTGAGGGATGGAAAGATAGGAAGATCGACAAACTTGAACTTCCAAGAGTGTGGAAAAGTGGAGTTGTTTTTGTAGTTCCTATAAGTGAGGGGTGTTTAAATGCTTGCACTTACTGTGCAACTCGTTTTGCACGAGGTGTTTTGAGAAGTTATAAGCCAGAGCTCATAGTGAAATGGGTAAAAGATGCGATAAATAGGGGATACAAAGAGATACAACTTTCAAGTGAAGACACCGGATGTTATGGGTTTGATATAGGTACAAACTTAGCTGAGCTTTTAGACGAAATTACAGCAATAGAGGGGGACTTTAGAGTCAGAGTGGGCATGATGAACCCAAACAATGCGATAAAAATACTTGACGAGATCATAGAAGTTTATAAAAATGAAAAGATCTACAAATTCCTTCATCTTCCAGTTCAAAGTGGGGATAATGAAATTTTGAGGAAAATGGGGAGAACCTACACTGTAGAAGAGTTCGAGGAAATAGTTAGGGAGTTCAGGAAGCACATAGATAATCTCAACTTAAACACTGATATAATTGTAGGGTTTCCAGGCGAGAACGAAGAGGCTTTTCAAAATACAGTGAGGCTTATTGAGAAGATAAAGCCTGATAAAATAAATGTCTCGCGCTTCTCGCCAAGACCTGGTACCTTGGCTGCTAAGATGCAGGACCAGATTGTGGGATGGAGAGTAAAGGAGCGATCTAGATATCTCCATAGGCTTAGATTGGCCATAAGCTACGAAATAAACAAAAAGTACGTTGGTAAGGAGATTCTAGTCTTAACACATAACGAAGGGAAGAAGGGTGGAATAGAAGGAAGAACCATGAACTATAAGGATATCATTCTTCCCGAAGCTCCAGTTGGAGAATTCATAAAAGTGAAAGTTACAAAAGCTACCTCTACATATCTATTAGGGGAGATAATAAAATAAAAAACTAAATAAGCTCTCTCTCGGTTTTTGTTAGTCTTTTTGCACCGTTTTTTGTGATAACTACAGTATCTTCAATTCTAACTCCGCCAAACTTTGGAATATATATTCCAGGCTCTATGGTGATTACCATACCCTCTTTTAGAACAGTTTCGTCGTGTTGAGAAACTCTAGGCCATTCGTGTACTTGAAGACCAAGTCCGTGGCCAAGGGAGTGTATAAATTTATCACCATATCCGTATTCTGATATTATATCTCTTGCAATGCTGTCAAGTTCTTTGGTTGTCATTCCAGGCTTAGCAGAGTCTACAGCCTTTTTCTGGGCTTCAAGGACTATTTCATAAATTTCTTTTTGCTTCTCATTTGGAGAACCAACTACAATAGTTCTCGTTATGTCAGAATTGTAATGCCGATAAAAGGCTCCAAGATCCATAACAACAAGATCTCCTTTTGTAATCCGTTTGTCACTTGCAGTTCCGTGTGGAAGGGCAGAGCGATAACCACTTGCTATTATAGTATCAAAGGCAGCTTTTTCAGCACCTTCCATTTTCATAATATACTCAACTTTAGCGGCTACTTCCCTTTCTTTTTTTCCTTCACTAACCTCTTCTATTGCAGTCATTACTCCAATGTCAGCTAATCTGCAAGCGTCTTCAATAACTCTTATCTCTTCTTCAGTTTTTATCATTCTGAGTTCTTTTATAATTTCATCCAAGAATTTAAACTCCTTAATTTCCGATTTTTCTTTTAGACCTTTACTAAATGAGAGACTCATAGAACCTTCTACTGCAACTGTGTTAAATCGTTTTAAATATTCGTAAACCTCGTCTATTTTTTTGAACTTCTCAACGGGGATTTTTGACTCTTCTTTTGCCTGTTCATACTCAAGCTCTGGTACGAGGAGTATTTCTTCATCAGAGTCTATAACTAGGTATCCCCCAATGAGCGGTGCACTCCCAGTGAAGTAGAAAAGATTTGGAGCGCTCATGATTAAAGCTGCATCTATTCCATTTTCTTTGAGATATCCCCTGATCTTTTCAATCCTTATCATGTTTTTCACCAATTGAGATGTATTTCGAAATAATAAAACCCTTTCGCTAAGGTATTCCCAATTCTGAAGAGAAAGTCAAAAACTTCAAAAACCCAGTACTTTAACTAGTAATGGTGATCAAAAAATGTTTGAAGAAATTGAGGTAGAAGCTTACGTTTACCCTACGGAAGACATAGAAAAAGTAAAAAAAGCAATGCTTAACTTAGTGTCTCCCTTGGAGTTTGATGCGTTTGATAAGGGCGAATACATATTATTGGTGGGTAAAACGAAGGATAAAAAGGCCCTACAAAGGCTTTATGAACTCTTTAGAGGCCAACAGATATTGGATACAGCAAGAGCGATGCTTGAAGAGGGATATTTTGGTGAAGAAATAATAATAAAAGTTCACAAGCAAGTTGCCTATGTTGGGAAAGTCAACTTTAATGAAGAATCCCCGTTAGGACCAATAACAATCATAATAAGAACAAAAGATCCACAACGACTCATGAAATGGCTCGCCCCTAGGACAAAGGATGGAGTTCCAATAGAATAGCTAGCTTGGGTGTTTCAATTCTACTCCCATTCTCGTTAAGCTTTTTATCATACCAACTTGAATATAAGCAAAAATCTGAGTGGTTTCTCCGTACTTTACATCTAGGATTTCTCCAATAGAGTTTATCAGAGCCATGACTTTGGGGACTTTCTCTTTGTCCTTTATTAAAATTTCAAATAACCTATATTTTGGAAGAGTAAACATTATCTCCTCTAAGGAAGCTTGAAGTTCGTTTAAGTCGTTCTTCTTCGCTGATATTGAGACGATACTATGTACGACTATCCCTTTCCTCTTGATGAGCTCTTTTAAGGCCTTCTTTTTATCCTGAACGTCTTCTTTACTAGTTAGGTCATTTTTATTTAGAGCAATTATAAGGGGCTTATCTAAGGCTTTTAGCTCCTTTAGGACTTCAATTGAAGCTAAAAACTTCCGTTTTATTTCACTCCATGGCTCGCTGACGTCAAGAACTAACAAGACGATATCTGCTCTAATAATCTCTTCTAAGGTGGAGTGAAAAGCTTCAACTATAAACGGCGGAAGGTCATCTATAAATCCAACGGTATCAGTTACCAACGCCCTCTTTCCATTTATTGTAAATCTTCTTGTCGTTGTATCTAGCGTTGTAAACATCTGCATTCTAGCCTCGATTTCTTCATCTGCTAAAGCATTGAGAAGAGTTGATTTGCCAGCATTCGTGTAACCGGCTAAGGCAACGAGTATAAATCCTACCTCTTCTCTCCTTTTTCTTTTGACCTCTCTATCTGCCTTTACTTTCTCAAGCTCTTTTCTTATCCTTCCCATACGGTAACGTATGTGTTTGAGATATTGTTGTGTCTGGTATTCACCCATACCCTTGAAACCAGCTCTGTCTCCAAGTTTAATTCTTCTAATGGCTTCTTTAACAAGAGGAAGCTCGTATTGAAGGTTAGCGAGTTCTACTTGTAACTTTGCCTCTTTTGAGTGAGCTCGTTGTTCAAATATTTCCAGAACTAGCTGCCATTTATCAATAACATCTATCTTGAGTTCTTTTGTGATGTTGAATGATTGTGATGGCGTCAGGGGATTGGCAAATATTATTCTATCTGGATTTAGTTCTGCTATTAGTTTTTTAATCTCTTGAAGCTTTCCAGGCCCTACATTGTACTTGGGATGTTCTTCCCTAACTTGCTCTACTATTGCTAGAATTTCATAGCCTGCACTTTTCAGAAGCTCCTCGAACTCTTCTCTATTCACTACTTTTCTTGGTGAATGTCTTATTACTCCAATTGCCTTCATCGAGGAAAGCTAAACTAAAAGGGTTTATATAGTTTTATATCATGATATTTTAGGGCAAGGTAGCTCTCCTTCAAGAGAAATGAAAGAACCATTAAGATTCTTGGAGTTTTAGAATAGCTTCGGCTAAATCTCCCTTTGTTTCTTCTAACGCTTTTTTAGCTGTTTCGTAATCCGTTCCTGTTTGCTCCATTACCAGTTTGATGTCTTCTTCTGGAATATTGAGGACTTCTCTGACTTCTTCTTTACCAACGATCTGGTAACTCTTCTCTCCCATGGCTACTATACTGGTAACAGTGGGATTTGTAATGACAATTTCCTTATTCTCAAATCTTATTATGACCTCTTTGACTCCTTCGAGCTCTTCCATTTTTATTCCAAGTTGCTTCATGAGTTTTTGCATTTGCTTAGGATTCATACCCTTCATTGGCATCATTTTTATCACCAAAAAAGAATTCAAAAAGGAATATATAACAGTTTCTCAAATCCTCTAGAAATCAGTTGTTGGACTCTTTTTCTTCTTCTGGAAAGTTTGAAGTCTCCTCATTAGTTATCATAATCTTTTTTCTGTACTCCTCATATTTTTGCCTTGCCTCTTCGGCTTTTTCTTTTTCATCAAGGTAGTCATAAGCCTCTGCTACGTGTTTCCACCACATAGGGTCTTCTTCAACTTCTTTGAGACAGTATTCAAGGAATTTTTGATAAGCCTCTTTCGCAAGTTTTTCGTTGCCAAGCTTTCTTGCTATGTTTCCAACGTCCTCCCAGAAGACACCTTCTTCTTGAGCTTCACCCTTGTAGTACTCTAGTGCCTTTTCCCACGCTTCTCTAGCTTTTTCTTCGTTGCCAAGTTCTTCATAGAGTTTTGCTACGTCTTCCCAGAACCACGGTTCTTCTTCAGCATACTTTTCCAAGGCCTTTGCGGCCCTTTCCATTTTTCCTGCTTTTTTCCAATATTCGTGAGCCTCTTTCAAGTAATAAGTGTCTTTTTCTTTTTCATAAAGCTGTTCGTATATCTCAGCAGCTTTCTCATAGTTCTCTGCTTTTTCATAGGCCCATGCAGCACTTTCCATCCATCCTAGCTTTTCATACATCTGTGCAGCTTTTAGGTAATTCCCTTTTTTTTCATACTTCCTTGCAGCAGCTTTATACTTGCCGGCTTTCTCAAGATTTTCAGCACTTCTAAAGCGATCCATTAAGCTCAGGTCTGGCTCGCTTATATACCAAATCCCAAAGGCCAGTCCGAAGATAAAGAAGAGTACTATTCCTCCAACTATCTTAAGTTTTTGCCAAGTAATGGTTAGATATGTGGCATAGGCACTAAGACCAGTGGGGATAATTAGTAACCCTGCATATTTCCAGCTTTCGGCATATAGGGTTAATGCGAGGAAAAATCCAAGCATGAGAGTCAAACCCAAGAAACCTAATCCTAAGACTATCCTTACTAACATCCAAAAACCCCATTTATATATTATGCCTGCTACTATCGCAATAATGAGGAATAGGAATCCAATTAGGTAGGCTTTCAATTTGTCCACCTTTTCACCCCCTCAATCTCAAGTAAAAATCTTTTATACTCTCTTTTTGGTGTATAATTTCCAATGTTATTTGAAGCAATTACTCGGTGGCAAGGAACTATTATCGGGTAGGGGTTCCTTTTCATGGCTCCACCAATAGCTCTCGGTGAGCTCCTAAGCATCTTAGCTAACTCACCATATGTTATGACTTCTCCTCTTTTAACCTTTTTTGTAAGTGTATCGTAAACTTTCTTCTCAAATGTAGTAGTTCCTTCAAAGCTTAAATGCTTGAGACCCTTTTTATTCTCGACATCTCCAATAAGGATTTTGTAAACAACCTCTGGAAATAGACTTTCTTTTTCTTTAAGTTCAACATTTACTCTTCTTTTTTGAAGATACTGCGTTAGGGAAGCTATTCTTTCCTGAAGGAAGTCTCTCCCGTCAAAAGAAAATGTTATCCCTTGAATTTTCTTATCAAATATAACTGCTATTAAAATCTCCTTGTTTTTTATCTTGAAAGACTTAATCGTTATCATTTTTACACCTCTCAAGAATCTCAGTAGCTTTCCGTAGGGGTCCATAAATTGAATGAACTTCTTTTGCATATATAAAGCCTCTTCCTAAAAAGCGTTTAAACATCAACACATAAAGTTTCCTTTTTTCTAAATCCTTGGGATATTGAAGGACATCCAAGAATCGGGCCCAAAGATTTACTGCTCTTTCCCTCTCATCTCGTGTAGATTTTCTCAACTTGTCTTTAATTTCAGGAGGTGAGACTTTTAATCGCTGTTTATATATCTCATAAAGAATAATACCAACCGCATGACTTAAATTCATCACAGGGTATTCCTGGCTTGTAGGTATTGTCACAGTGAAATCCAGCATTTTAAGTTCTTTGTTGTCTAATCCCCTGCTTTCTCGTCCAAATACTATCCCAATACTTCCAGCATAAAGGAAAAGCCGTTTTGCAAAGTCTTCTGGATTTATAGGGGTTCTTTCGGGAATGTAGTCCTCTCCAGCTAGACCGGTTGTACCTATGGCTAAGTCAATACTGTTTAGGGCCTCTTCAAGTGTTTCTACTATTTGAGCATTTTCTAATATTTCTACTGCATGCACTGCAAACTTTCTTGCTATTTCATTATCTGGGCTAACCTTAGGATTTACAAGAATGAGATCTTTCACTCCAAAGTTCTTCATGACCCTTGCAATAGCCCCTAGGTTTATGGGATATTCCGGTTCAACGAGTATTACTTTTAGCTCCATGACTGCAAGATATTTAAAGACAAGCATTAAAATGCTTACGGTGGAACGATGGGTAATGTTGAAGATACTTATGTTTTTTATGTATCCAATTGTGGGAGTAGTTTATACTGGCAAATTTCCTTTTGTGAGGTGAAAGAGGCATGAGGATTTATGTTCTTGGAGCGGGTTCAATTGGTTCTCTTTTTGGAGCTCTCCTATCAGAGGCTGGTGAGGATGTAACCTTGATAGGAAGGCCCGAACATATGAAAGAGATAAATGAGAGAGGCCTTAAGATAGTTGGAATTAAAGAATTTACAACTTATCCAAAGGCACTTACTGAAATGCCCCCTGAACCTCCAGATTTGTTAATTTTATCTACAAAATCTCACTCTACAGCATATGCTCTTGAATGTGCTAAGGGAAGTATTGGGCCCAACACTTGGATATTAAGCATCCAGAATGGTCTTGGTAATGAAGAAGAAGCATTAAAATATACTGAGAATGTTCTAGGAGGGATAACCACAAATGGTGCAGTACTAGAGAAGTGGGGAGTGGTGAGGTGGGTCGGAGAGGGAATAACTATAGTTGGTCAGTATCCAAAGGGAAGGGAGATATTTGCAGATGAGGTCGTAAAAATATTCAACAGGGCTGGTTTGAAAACAAAATTAAGTGAAAACATTGTCGGATGGAAGTGGGTAAAAGCAATAGTAAATTCTGCAATAAATCCAATAGGTGCAGTTCTAGAAGTTAAAAATGGGAAAATTCTTGAGGAGGAATACCTCCTAGAACTCGCTAAGAGAGTTGTAAAAGAAGGGTGTCAAGTTGCAACCCAACTTGGAATAGAATTCGAAAAACATCCTATCGAATTCTTGATTGAAACTTTGGAAAATACACAAGAAAATTATAATTCCATGCTTCAGGACATCAAAAGAAGGAAAAAAACTGAAATAGATTTTATAAACGGAAAAATAGTCGAATATGGTAGAGAAATCGGGTTAGAAACACCATTAAATTTTGCCCTCTGGAGTTTAGTGAAAGCTAAGGAGAACCCACAAATTAAATAAGGAGTTAACAGTCATTATATTGAGGGGAGAGAAAATGCCTATATTTGGGGGTAAAGAAAACAATGTCTTTAAGACAATAGATGAACATCTTAAAGCCGTTGAACTTACGATAGAAAAACTCCGTATATTAATGGAAACTTATCTTGCAGGGGATTTGGAAAAAGCTGAAACCTTAATGAAGGAAGTTGAAGATCAAGAAAGAGTAGCCGATGAGCTTAGAAGAAAAATTGAGGTAATGTTATATCAGGGCGCATTCTTACCTGTAAATAGAGGAGACTATGCTAGATTGTCCGAACTTATAGATAGCGTTGCAGATGCAGCGGAGAGTGCAGCTCATGCGTTAATCTTAGCTAAGCCTAAAACGCCTGTGGATTTGAAGGAGGAGATCTTAGAGTTTGTAAATACTTCCTTAGAGACATATAAATTGTTTGCGCAGTCAGTAAAAATGCTTAACACTAACGTTGATGGGGCGATAGAGTATGCAAAGAAAACAGAGCTTGCAGAAGAAGACGCTGATAGGATAGAGTACGAACTAGTGAGAAAAGTTTTTGAGAGCGAGAAGATAACAACTTTTGCAAAACTTGTATGGAACCAAGTCCTTACTAAAATCGGAGACATAGCCGATAGGGCTGAAGATGCCTCCGATCAAGTATTGTTGATCGCATTAAAGAGGAGGGGTTGAAAATGAAGGTGTTAGTTGCTGCACCGTTGCATGAAAAAGCAATTGATGTTTTAAAAAATGCCGGATTGGAAGTGGTTTATGAAGAGTATCCCAACCAGGATAGACTTAAAGAACTCGTGAAAGATGTAAGTGGAATAATTGTTAGAAGCAAACCAAAAGTTACGAAAGAGATTATAGACGCTGCTCCAAACCTTAAGGTAATAGCAAGAGCAGGTGTTGGGTTGGATAATGTAGATGTAGAATATGCAAAGAGTAAAGGGATAGAGGTTGTTAATTCTCCTGGGGCTTCAAGCAGAAGTGTTGCTGAACTTGCTGTGGCCTTAATGTTTAATGTTGCTAGAAAAGTGGCTTTTGCCGATAGGAAGATGAGGGAAGGAGTTTGGGCTAAAAAACAGAGCATGGGCTTCGAACTTGAGGGCAAGACACTTGGAATAATCGGTTTTGGAAGGATAGGATATAATGTTGGGAAAATCGCAAAGACCATAGGAATGAACGTTCTTCTCTACGATGTATACAAAAATTATGAACGAGCAAAGGAAATAGGAGCAGAGTTTGTTGAACTTGAATATCTCTTAAAGAATAGTGATGTCATTACAATCCATGTTCCTCTCTTGGAGAGCACCTATCACCTGATTAATGAAGAGAAATTAAGGCTCATGAAACCCACTGCAGTGCTTATCAATACATCAAGAGGGCCAATTATTGATACTAATGCTTTAGTAAAGGCACTTGAAGAAGGATGGATTGCAGGAGCAGCCTTAGATGTCTTTGAGGAGGAACCCCTTCCAAAGGACCACCCATTAACAAAACTTGACAATGTAGTACTTACTCCTCATATAGGTGCATCTACAGTTGAGGCTCAAGCGAGAGCAGGCATAGAAGTTGCAGAGAAAGTCGTCAAAGTTCTTAAAGGGGAATAAGCCCTCTGTTTTCTTTATTCTTATTTCTAAGTTAGAACTTATAAGTTAAAAGTAAAAAGTTAGAGGAGCTTTACTTCTTTAATTGGTTTTATCTTTAACACGTCCTTATTGACAAGATTCTCTGGTATCTCCCCTTTAAATATCGAAATTAGGTTTTGGACTGCTTGGAATCCCATATCTTTCATAGCTTCTTCTGCTAGTCCAGCATGATGGGGAGTTAATACTGTTTCCCATTCCATCTCGAAAAGTTCACTTTCTTGAATGGGCTCTTTTTCAAAAACATCTGTGGCAAAGCCTTTTAATTTTCCTTCTTCTAGAGCTTTGACAAGTGCTTTTTCGTCTATTAGTGTTCCCCTTCCAATATTGACTAGGTATTTTCCTTCTAGCAGTTTAAGTCTCTTCTCGTCAATTATGTGATATGTCTCCGGAGTAGACGGGAGTGCTAGGATTATGATGTTGCTTTCTTTTATTACTTCATCCAGAGGTAGCCACTTTGCATTAACTTCCCTTTCGATGTCTTCTTTTCTACTTCTGCTCCAATAATAAATCTCAGCACCAAGGGCCTTCATTCTTCTTGCTATCCCCTTCCCAATCGGTCCCATACCTAAAATCCCAACTTTCTTACCATAGACAGTTTCTATATCTTTATACCAAGCCCACACTGTTTTATGGGAATCCCAACGGCCTTTTCTAATGAATTTATCGGAATAGACAATCTTTCTTAGAAGTGCTATTGTAAGTCCTACGGCGAATTCTGCGACTGCCTCACTTAGAACACCACTCACCTTTGTTACGTATATTCCTTTTTTGGTTGCTGCATCAATGTTTATATGATCATAACCAGCTGAATGAGTACTTATCACTTTGAGGTTCTCACCCCTTTCTATAATCTCTTCATCCACAAGGTTTAAGGGAGAGACTATTAGCCCATCATATTCTTCAATAATTTCAAGTATTTGGCTTTTCTCTGGATATACCATGACATTTACATCACAGGACTCTTTCAGAAGCTTTAGGGGCTCAGTTTTCATGTTAAACAGAACTAAAACCTTTGGTCGCATGACTTCCACCATTAAAACCCTCATCGAAGCAT
The sequence above is drawn from the Thermococcus sp. EP1 genome and encodes:
- a CDS encoding tRNA (N(6)-L-threonylcarbamoyladenosine(37)-C(2))-methylthiotransferase; this translates as MRVYLETYGCTRNKADAEMIEALLLRANHEIVDLDSAEYAIVNTCAVKDPTEKHMVRRIKELLDSGKKVIVTGCLPHINLEAIDDRVSGILGVKSLDRIVEAIEIAERGGKLVSVEGWKDRKIDKLELPRVWKSGVVFVVPISEGCLNACTYCATRFARGVLRSYKPELIVKWVKDAINRGYKEIQLSSEDTGCYGFDIGTNLAELLDEITAIEGDFRVRVGMMNPNNAIKILDEIIEVYKNEKIYKFLHLPVQSGDNEILRKMGRTYTVEEFEEIVREFRKHIDNLNLNTDIIVGFPGENEEAFQNTVRLIEKIKPDKINVSRFSPRPGTLAAKMQDQIVGWRVKERSRYLHRLRLAISYEINKKYVGKEILVLTHNEGKKGGIEGRTMNYKDIILPEAPVGEFIKVKVTKATSTYLLGEIIK
- the pepQ gene encoding Xaa-Pro dipeptidase PepQ, which gives rise to MIRIEKIRGYLKENGIDAALIMSAPNLFYFTGSAPLIGGYLVIDSDEEILLVPELEYEQAKEESKIPVEKFKKIDEVYEYLKRFNTVAVEGSMSLSFSKGLKEKSEIKEFKFLDEIIKELRMIKTEEEIRVIEDACRLADIGVMTAIEEVSEGKKEREVAAKVEYIMKMEGAEKAAFDTIIASGYRSALPHGTASDKRITKGDLVVMDLGAFYRHYNSDITRTIVVGSPNEKQKEIYEIVLEAQKKAVDSAKPGMTTKELDSIARDIISEYGYGDKFIHSLGHGLGLQVHEWPRVSQHDETVLKEGMVITIEPGIYIPKFGGVRIEDTVVITKNGAKRLTKTERELI
- a CDS encoding RNA-binding domain-containing protein yields the protein MFEEIEVEAYVYPTEDIEKVKKAMLNLVSPLEFDAFDKGEYILLVGKTKDKKALQRLYELFRGQQILDTARAMLEEGYFGEEIIIKVHKQVAYVGKVNFNEESPLGPITIIIRTKDPQRLMKWLAPRTKDGVPIE
- the hflX gene encoding GTPase HflX — encoded protein: MKAIGVIRHSPRKVVNREEFEELLKSAGYEILAIVEQVREEHPKYNVGPGKLQEIKKLIAELNPDRIIFANPLTPSQSFNITKELKIDVIDKWQLVLEIFEQRAHSKEAKLQVELANLQYELPLVKEAIRRIKLGDRAGFKGMGEYQTQQYLKHIRYRMGRIRKELEKVKADREVKRKRREEVGFILVALAGYTNAGKSTLLNALADEEIEARMQMFTTLDTTTRRFTINGKRALVTDTVGFIDDLPPFIVEAFHSTLEEIIRADIVLLVLDVSEPWSEIKRKFLASIEVLKELKALDKPLIIALNKNDLTSKEDVQDKKKALKELIKRKGIVVHSIVSISAKKNDLNELQASLEEIMFTLPKYRLFEILIKDKEKVPKVMALINSIGEILDVKYGETTQIFAYIQVGMIKSLTRMGVELKHPS
- a CDS encoding nascent polypeptide-associated complex protein, producing MKGMNPKQMQKLMKQLGIKMEELEGVKEVIIRFENKEIVITNPTVTSIVAMGEKSYQIVGKEEVREVLNIPEEDIKLVMEQTGTDYETAKKALEETKGDLAEAILKLQES
- a CDS encoding lipopolysaccharide assembly protein LapB → MDKLKAYLIGFLFLIIAIVAGIIYKWGFWMLVRIVLGLGFLGLTLMLGFFLALTLYAESWKYAGLLIIPTGLSAYATYLTITWQKLKIVGGIVLFFIFGLAFGIWYISEPDLSLMDRFRSAENLEKAGKYKAAARKYEKKGNYLKAAQMYEKLGWMESAAWAYEKAENYEKAAEIYEQLYEKEKDTYYLKEAHEYWKKAGKMERAAKALEKYAEEEPWFWEDVAKLYEELGNEEKAREAWEKALEYYKGEAQEEGVFWEDVGNIARKLGNEKLAKEAYQKFLEYCLKEVEEDPMWWKHVAEAYDYLDEKEKAEEARQKYEEYRKKIMITNEETSNFPEEEKESNN
- the otg gene encoding methylated-DNA--protein-cysteine methyltransferase: MITIKSFKIKNKEILIAVIFDKKIQGITFSFDGRDFLQERIASLTQYLQKRRVNVELKEKESLFPEVVYKILIGDVENKKGLKHLSFEGTTTFEKKVYDTLTKKVKRGEVITYGELAKMLRSSPRAIGGAMKRNPYPIIVPCHRVIASNNIGNYTPKREYKRFLLEIEGVKRWTN
- a CDS encoding RNA methyltransferase; this translates as MELKVILVEPEYPINLGAIARVMKNFGVKDLILVNPKVSPDNEIARKFAVHAVEILENAQIVETLEEALNSIDLAIGTTGLAGEDYIPERTPINPEDFAKRLFLYAGSIGIVFGRESRGLDNKELKMLDFTVTIPTSQEYPVMNLSHAVGIILYEIYKQRLKVSPPEIKDKLRKSTRDERERAVNLWARFLDVLQYPKDLEKRKLYVLMFKRFLGRGFIYAKEVHSIYGPLRKATEILERCKNDND
- a CDS encoding 2-dehydropantoate 2-reductase, producing the protein MRIYVLGAGSIGSLFGALLSEAGEDVTLIGRPEHMKEINERGLKIVGIKEFTTYPKALTEMPPEPPDLLILSTKSHSTAYALECAKGSIGPNTWILSIQNGLGNEEEALKYTENVLGGITTNGAVLEKWGVVRWVGEGITIVGQYPKGREIFADEVVKIFNRAGLKTKLSENIVGWKWVKAIVNSAINPIGAVLEVKNGKILEEEYLLELAKRVVKEGCQVATQLGIEFEKHPIEFLIETLENTQENYNSMLQDIKRRKKTEIDFINGKIVEYGREIGLETPLNFALWSLVKAKENPQIK
- a CDS encoding TIGR00153 family protein → MPIFGGKENNVFKTIDEHLKAVELTIEKLRILMETYLAGDLEKAETLMKEVEDQERVADELRRKIEVMLYQGAFLPVNRGDYARLSELIDSVADAAESAAHALILAKPKTPVDLKEEILEFVNTSLETYKLFAQSVKMLNTNVDGAIEYAKKTELAEEDADRIEYELVRKVFESEKITTFAKLVWNQVLTKIGDIADRAEDASDQVLLIALKRRG
- a CDS encoding D-2-hydroxyacid dehydrogenase — protein: MKVLVAAPLHEKAIDVLKNAGLEVVYEEYPNQDRLKELVKDVSGIIVRSKPKVTKEIIDAAPNLKVIARAGVGLDNVDVEYAKSKGIEVVNSPGASSRSVAELAVALMFNVARKVAFADRKMREGVWAKKQSMGFELEGKTLGIIGFGRIGYNVGKIAKTIGMNVLLYDVYKNYERAKEIGAEFVELEYLLKNSDVITIHVPLLESTYHLINEEKLRLMKPTAVLINTSRGPIIDTNALVKALEEGWIAGAALDVFEEEPLPKDHPLTKLDNVVLTPHIGASTVEAQARAGIEVAEKVVKVLKGE
- a CDS encoding 2-hydroxyacid dehydrogenase; translated protein: MRPKVLVLFNMKTEPLKLLKESCDVNVMVYPEKSQILEIIEEYDGLIVSPLNLVDEEIIERGENLKVISTHSAGYDHINIDAATKKGIYVTKVSGVLSEAVAEFAVGLTIALLRKIVYSDKFIRKGRWDSHKTVWAWYKDIETVYGKKVGILGMGPIGKGIARRMKALGAEIYYWSRSRKEDIEREVNAKWLPLDEVIKESNIIILALPSTPETYHIIDEKRLKLLEGKYLVNIGRGTLIDEKALVKALEEGKLKGFATDVFEKEPIQESELFEMEWETVLTPHHAGLAEEAMKDMGFQAVQNLISIFKGEIPENLVNKDVLKIKPIKEVKLL